The region agcaAGAACCCAATTCATGACAAATGCTGTAACATAACATCCAAGAGTTTTTAGGATTACATCTGAAACCCAACCACAGTCATATCCAGCCAGCCACAGGGAATCCCCTGCATTGCCAGTAAGGTTAATTCTGCAGAAAAGCACTCCACGATTCCTACTTGCTAATACAAAAACCACAAAAACCAGACAAACCTGATATTTTTGTAGAAAAGACTAGAGAAAAATGTAGCATTTTTTACCATACAATTTTATAGTTTTATTCAATTCtggtcttatatactgctaatatcccccaTTTGGAGTTCAGTTTGGTTTACATACTAAGTTGGACTTAGGTTGAATACAGTGTCGTATCTTTATCgcctaaatgaaaaaaaaatcataacattaACTTTCACTGGTCTCAAAAATCATTAAGCCAAACACATCGATTACCCTCACACTCTATATCTTTATACAAGATTGATGTCATCTAATAAGTTTTTAAACTGCTTGTAAAACTATATTCAACAAATGTTCCACATACAACACTGTATCCAACCCAAGTCCCACTTAGCACATAAACCGCACTGAACTCCAAAtgggggatattagcagtatataagacctGAATTGAAGTTGTCTCTGtgagaccaagagtgtgtgagtgactgtgtgacacatagagagtgaatgtgatacagtgtgagagagagagaaagacattgactgtgagagagagtgtgggaCAGAGATACcctcccctctggtgtcaggccccccctccctctctctggtgtcagcccccccccctccccctctctggtgtctgagcattactgtgcaggatgctgagctctggctgtgcttcaaggaactgaccaaggagaaattagaccaaGGAACTgaccaaggagaaattagaccttacctgctaatttgctttcctttagtccctccggaccggatgGTAGGCGTGgataacccatcagtccaatcctgggccagtccggagggacgctaaggaatcctatttaatagaatgcacctccaacattctgaagccgagaaacctcatgtggttggtcacttctgcttgtgatgaacccggaagtacgtgaaatcaattcaggagatggatacagagagcaggaatgtctcagccatgcagtcagcttcagaatgttggaggtgccttttattatataggatatttcttAGGACACAAACATTCACTAACGTCTTGCTCTTCTGAATTGCTAATAATAAATTGGCATCCCTGAATGTGGGTTACATAAGTGTGTCGTTCCACAGTACCCGCTATGTTGGCAGCACTTAGCAGTGGAAGTTCTGTTTAGGTTGGACAAGGAACATAAGAAAGGAATAGCTaaactgggttagaccaatgctccatctagcccagtatcctgctttgaacagtgcaatcccagggcaagcagtggcttcctctaggtctatctcaatagcacagCCTGCATTTTCAACACTCTATGCCTCCTCACACCAGCCCACCCCACATGAGATCATAAAATCTACACTTGAGGCTGAGACCAGGTTAAgggaaaaacaattaaaaaggaGAGATCTGCCAGCACCTCCCACTGAGCCCACGCTACAGCCAGGTCTGCGTGGGTTCCACGGAAAATGGGGGATGAAGTCAGCATCACAGCCAATGCTGTGAGAAGGATGGGAGCAACATCTCTGGTCCAAGGCCCAGAGGTCACATGCTTGTCTGTAGCTGCAAAAATGGGGTTGTGGTCACACAAAATTTGGTAACCATACCTTACATTCAATATAAAAATGTTCTGTAGCAAGTGCATGTGGATGGATACAAGTTTCACAGATGTTAGTTGCTGTGTTGTACACTGTCTAAAGCAACTGGATAGAgttgtttataaatattttaaataagttAATATACTCTCTCTGAAAATTGGTGCAATGACCATGGGCAGAATGTTAAAATATTGCTCCTTAAAACAAAGAAAGCAAGGCCAGTACACAACAATGTCTGAAAATAGCTTTCCTGTTTACACGTGAGCAGCTCCAGTATACACTCACCCAACATTTGTTTCTGTTCCTGTGGTGGGGCGGCAGCCAGCATGGAAGCTGTCAGGGGCTCCTGTCCCTGCACATGGACAGCAGGCTGAGGCGCCTGGAGGAAAAAGATCAGCCAACAAATTATACTGAAGTATATCTTACAACAGTTTGTTGAAGCCCCTCGATGACCCTCAAGAGCAGGAGAATACTTGGAAGCCTAAGGGATAAAACCTCCTCTACAATCGATCACATTTGGTCAAAACAATCAGTAACTCCTATGCACTACATGGCAGGAAATCTACAAGCATGGAACAGCACAAAAACTGCCAAAATAAAGACGGCGCATGACTAAGGCAAAAGGAAAGATGGAAAAGTCCAGAGCAAAGAGTGAGTGAAGTTCAGACTGTAAACTACGGTAGACTGAATGGGAGCAGAGTAAGAACACAAAAATGATCCCATGCTCAAGACGGAAGTCTGTCTGCATATATAAGGCAGAAGGCAGCTCCTGCAGGGCACGCATAGGATTCACTTTCTAGCCTGTCATTTGGACCCTATGTCAGCAGTCAGGTCAATGACTGCTTCTGCATTtactgtagcttttttttttacctgcaaaGGCTGCACTGCTGGGTGGGGACTCCGAGCACTAGGGCTGTACTTGTAGGGAGGAACTGCCCGGGGAGGTGGAATAGCAACTGCTGTACGAGGAACAAGGTTCTGAGTACCAGGGGTGACTcctggagaacaaaaaaaaaaaaaaaaaacattaggtaaATACACAGCTGAACTCTCTCTACAGCAAGGAGAATATAGGGTAGCAGGTACAAGGACACTGGGAGCTTCTTTCTCCATTTCACTACCGTGTTAGCTATGCAGAAGCAGCTACGTAGGAGTTAAACCACATTTGAATCCTCCACAGTTAAACTAAAGCCaataatccaccccccccccttctgtctaGTAAGTTTCTTACCGCCTCTGTGTGTAGTACTCAGAAGGCTCCGGGAGCCCTGGGTGCTGGCAGATGGTCCCAGATGACGCAGCGTTGGTCTTGGCCCACTCTGGCGCATTAAGTTTGGCATGCCCTGGAACCCAGCTAGAAAACGAGCAGAAAAAACCCACCACCAACGTCTCATCAGCATGTGTGTGTGATAAGTAAAGAAAGAAAACCAGACGAAATGAGTAGTAGAAAAAGACAGAGGCACCAAGATCAGTAACATGACAGAGAACTACCCCTCCAATACAACAGAACACACAAATTTCCCCTGCCACATTCACTCACCCTGAGGTCTTCCCCCCTGTTGCCAACGTGGATTCGGTCTTATTTGAGCCATCTGGTTGGGTGCATAGTAAGCAGGTCTGCTTTGAGTCTGCATGAACGAGATGAGTAAAATAGAAACTGATCTTTAATAACTATTTGCACTGGAAGTCTGCTTTcattaacaaaaaatatatattttttaataatataACCCAAAGCAGGTGACAAAACTGTAAAAGGTGGCAAATCCCATCCACCATAAACAGAGATAGCAAATAACAAGCAAACAGTATCAATCTTTTATTTCATCATTTCATCTAGGTGACACAAACATAAAATCTCTTCAACTTTggagagagtggagtggaatggagtggagtagcctagtggttagtgcagtggactttgatcccggggaactgggtttgattcctgctgcagctccttgtgactctgggcaagtcacttaaccctccattgccccaggtacaaataaggacctgtatatactatgatactatgtaaaccgctttgaatgtagttgcaaaaaaaaaaaaaaaaaacctacagaaggcagtatatcaagtcccaatcctTTTCCCCCCTTCCTCCTATATGGGCAGTAATTCTGTGGGGTTTTTTAAATACAGCTTCagccatttttcccggcaccgatgtTGGGCTCTCAGTAGTTTTCTGGATCACCCCATGTTACTGTTTCAAAAATTGGTCACACTGATGACCCTCCAATTCTCAGGTATCGTGGCAGTTTTGAATGATAAATCACAGGTTAGTATTTTCACCTTCACGTTCCACAGTCCTGACAATTTGttgctcttcagtttgtcaatttGTACTATTACATTGCAGGTGCTTTAGTTGTTCTGACCCATCACCATCAAAGGTGGTTTTCAGTGTTAGTCTGACATCAATATGCTCCTCAGGCAGAGAAACGTTTAATTTTTTTGCTATTGCCTTACCCTACCTGAGCATTCCTTTCAGAGACAACACTGATCCCTTCCTCCATCACATACCTCTAAATCATCAACCAATAGTAGAGGTAACACTGATCTTTCCCCTCCAGCAAATAAAATATAGCAGCCCCTGAAACAAGCACCAGTTCTCACCTGAGGCACTGCTGGCATGAAGTATCCCCCAGCAGCTGGCTGGAACTGGTTGATGATGGTGCTTGCAGGCAAGGCTCTCATGCCTGCAATGCGCTGCATGTACTGACTGGTGAGATGtgccttcctctcctctttcctttgcgCTAGTGCCACATAGAGGGGCTTAGAACCCACAATGCGTCCATTCATCTCTGTGACAGCTTTGGTGGCCTCTTCCGGTGAGGAGAAACACACAAATCCAAAGCCTTTACTCCGTCCCTCTTCTAGCATCACCTGCAAAAGGACAGTCAGAGCACAATGTTACAGCATAAGGGAACCAGCCGTGGGGACAGCAATGTCCAGGCAAGAGCTACATCACTGGGATGTCAGAATACAGCGTTGCATTTCTGGCTGGATGTTTGATGCCTGACTCTGATGTTACCTTGGCACTGGTAATAGAGCCAAACGGAGAGAACTCTTTCCTCAATTTTCATCATCAATGGTGTCATCCAGGTTCTTAATGTACAGATTCACACCCTGAAAGAAGAGATACCATCTGAGGAAGAGGCAGGAAGAGCTGACAGGATAGTGCAAGaaaacagaagggcagggaagaaaggagagatggtGAACTTAAAGTGAGAGTCCATGTCAAGTCACGATCTACTCTACAAACTAACAGATGTTTTGTGGCCTCAGTAGGTTCCCTGCATAAAATTACCATTATTAACTCTTAGAACACTAGCAGCTCATGCaagctgttccccctccccctacttgCATACACCAAGGCAGAAAGAGTCCCACCTCAGCCTGTGTACCTGCAAGTTTCTTCAGAGGTAGATCCATTTTCTAATGAACCCATCTGAAACACTTCTTGAAGAACCTCAATTACAAGTAAGCAATTTCACTTTCTCACCTGGTACCTGCTGATTCTCTCCTGTTTCAGTTGCTCAAACTTCCTTTTCAGTTCTGCCTGACGCTCCACCTTTTTTTGAGCACGGCCCACAAACACCATTTTCCCATTGATGTCCTTTCCATTCATCTCCTCCACAGCCTATGCAGGAAATGTATCACCATCAGACTACAGAAGCATCCTAAATTGACCCAAGTGTAACCCACACCACAAACACCCAGCCCTGCTGACCCCAGTACAATTCTCAGCATTAACACATGATCCTGATGTAACCCACGCCAAAAACATCCAGCCCTGCTGACCCTGGTGTAACCCAGGCCACAAACACCCAGCCCTACTGACCCCAGTACAATTCACACCATTAACACATGGACTCTGCCGACCATGGTACATTCCATACTATTAAGACCCAGTTCTCCGATTTCAGGATTACTCACAGCATTTAATCAAAGCAGAAAATCTGCTCAGGTACTACAGGTGTGGAATGAAGGGTGCTAATTGTTATGTctacaaaaatacatatatacagaTTTATACTCAGCAACTGCTGAAGATCAGCTGCTATCGTTAAGAAACAAGAATACATTTCCAGGAACTACAGGATGGGTACATGGGGATATAAGATCAAACACAGTAATTATGTGTACTTTTATAAGCCTGCTGAACATGAAAGATAATCAGAAATTTTCAGCTGAACCTAACAGCTAGCTTTTCAACTGAAAATTCCCCCAAACTAGCTGGAGAAGTTGGCCCCTGCTAGATTCAGGGTTGCTATTTTCCACTCAGCATTAAGTGGattacttaaccggttagtgaggaaaatcagtgctaaacacCTAAAGTCTGTCTCCAACTCAGCCATGCCTCTGGCCCTGCCCCTTTTTTATGCAGTTAAATTATGAACCCTGGACAGACTGTATGGTCTTCTCTGTTTCCAAATGATTAAGTTTCAACCAGCTAATTCCTGAAGTTGATGATTAAACCCTTTGAAAATAAACCCACTGGAGTTTAGTTATCAGGAGACTTGCTAGGGGTTCTGGCTCAGATGAGGGGTAGCTACCAGTTTGGGGAGCAAACCAGGCTCCTACCTTGTTGGCATCCTCATGCTTCTCAAAACTGACAAAGCCAAAACCTTTGGATTTACCAGTGGAATCTGTCATCACTTTAACACTCAGAGTCTTCCCTGCAGCAAAAACACATTCAGTAGATGTCATGTCAGAGCTTATTTGTAAGACAGTTGTCCATATGACCGCGCTTCATTAGCCAAAAGAAAAAGAGGGTCCACACAACTTCCACAGGTAACCAAAGTACAAAATATgtaatctgtgtgtgtgtgcatctaaTCTACACATGTGCATGCACGAAATCTACATGTATGTGCGTGTATTTTGTTAACACAGTGTAGATCACAATTCCGCTCCCAGGATTATCTGTGCAGTTTGAGGAGTTATTTTTCTGTATGTATAACTTGTTTATAAAATCACTCTCTTAACAGCAACTCTGTCGACCTTGCCAGAGTACAAAAGTCATTGCATATTTGTAACAAACATACCCACAACTTCGTACATGTTTATGTGAAAATAAATCCCTGTACGGGGCACGTGAACATATAGGGTATGCACAAGTGTGATGTGTGTGATGCTGTCCCCAGGAGTGCATGCTGGAGTGAGTATACTGAATTTTTCAAGCTTTTACCATATTTGCTGAACATCTCCTTCAGTCTCTCGTCATCCATGTCATCTCCAAAGTTCTTGATGTAAACATTTGTGAATTCCTTTGCTCTTGctcccagctccgcctcccgctcTTTTTGAGACTTAAAGCGTCCAACAAAGCTAACAGGACAGAAAAAGACAAGTGGTCCTCAGGAAGCTGAAAGAGGCtgtcctgtccttggagaattagGCACACGATGGAAATGAAAGGGGGAAGGATAAGGCTGGTAATAAAAGCAGACAGAAGAGAACAGGCAGAAGGAGAGAAGTCACAGAAGGAGCAACAAGGAGGAAAAAGATGACAGGCAATAAAAACTAAAAAGTGGGCTAGGACGAgactgagtagggttaccattcgtctggatttccccggacatgtcctctttttgagggaatgtccggggcgtccggcggattttgcctgcacccacgtttgtccggatttctggacaaatgtcggcgcgggtgcgggcaggcgcgtgcgtgtgggcaagcgatcggcgccgtggtaaccctactcccgtcccctccccttccttaccatgttccctggtggtctagtgacgtcttcgaggcaggaaagagccccctctttcctgcctggagcgctgcctcccctgtctatcatcctcctcggtctggctggggattcaaaatggccgccgagagttgaactctcgcgaggccacttcaactctcggtggccattttgaatctccagccagaccgaggaggatgcagcaggcaaggacaggcagcgctagatagtaagtgaggggggggaaccatgtgacggggggcggggaatagaggggcggaacgaggacccgaagggggcgtggcgggggcggggtatgaggcgtggcggaggcggggtagggggcgtgacatgtgtcctctttttcagaggacacaaaatggtaaccctaagactGAGTGAGCAGTGAAAGGTGAGGCAGAAGGGAGCCAGATGCACAGTGATCAGGTACTTACACCTTACGGTCATTTAGCAGCATGCCATTCATTTTCTCAATCGCTCTGTCTGCTGCATCCTGGGTCTCAAAGTGTACAAAGGCATAGCCTTTAGAGCCATTCTCATCACACACCACCTACAAGTGCACCAGATAAGAAAACATTCAGAGTGAGCAGTGCAGGGAGGGAGAGGTCTCTTTCTCCACACAAGCAAGGACAGTGTGTGCTACAGCTCACCTTGCAGGACAGAATGTTCCCAAATGCAGAGAAGGTGTCATAAAGTGCTTTattgtctatggacttgtccaaaTTCTTGATGAAGACATTGCCAACCCCCGATTTCCTCAGGGAAGGATCACGCTGAGACCACATGATACGAATGGGTTTGCCTTTTATCACATCAAAATTCATGGTGTCCAGAGCACGTTCCGCTAAAGAGAGGGGGAGTGAGTGAACACCTTTATTTCATTGCTTTGTACTTATCACAGACACTGAACTTCACAATTTCTAAGCATCAAGAGCTAAACACATTAGGATTTCAACTGACCTCACAGCCGCTGACAAGTTGCACTTCAAGGTTAACCCAAATCCTTTTAGCAGTGACTGCAATAGCTCCTACCTCTCTTTCTATTTTGATTGGAAGCTCCCGGTCAGACTCTGAGTCCAGGAAACAAGCTCTTCATATCTTTgc is a window of Microcaecilia unicolor chromosome 11, aMicUni1.1, whole genome shotgun sequence DNA encoding:
- the LOC115480310 gene encoding LOW QUALITY PROTEIN: polyadenylate-binding protein 4-like (The sequence of the model RefSeq protein was modified relative to this genomic sequence to represent the inferred CDS: inserted 1 base in 1 codon; deleted 1 base in 1 codon) encodes the protein MLYEKFSPAGPVLSIRVCRDMITRRSLGYAYVNFQQPADAERALDTMNFDVIKGKPIRIMWSQRDPSLRKSGVGNVFIKNLDKSIDNKALYDTFSAFGNILSCKVVCDENGSKGYAFVHFETQDAADRAIEKMNGMLLNDRKVFVGRFKSQKEREAELGARAKEFTNVYIKNFGDDMDDERLKEMFSKYGKTLSVKVMTDSTGKSKGFGFVSFEKHEDANKAVEEMNGKDINGKMVFVGRAQKKVERQAELKRKFEQLKQERISRYQGVNLYIKNLDDTIDDEXLRKEFSPFGSITSAKVMLEEGRSKGFGFVCFSSPEEATKAVTEMNGRIVGSKPLYVALAQRKEERKAHLTSQYMQRIAGMRALPASTIINQFQPAAGGYFMPAVPQTQSRPAYYAPNQMAQIRPNPRWQQGGRPQAGFQGMPNLMRQSGPRPTLRHLGPSASTQGSRSLLSTTHRGGVTPGTQNLVPRTAVAIPPPRAVPPYKYSPSARSPHPAVQPLQAPQPAVHVQGQEPLTASMLAAAPPQEQKQMLGERLFPLIQGMHPSLAGKITGMLLEIDNSELLHMLESPESLRSKVEEAVAVLQAHQAKKEAAQKVGVVTATS